A genomic window from Sphingobacterium sp. BN32 includes:
- a CDS encoding Na+/H+ antiporter, which yields MIESNILLVMVLFFFMAMLFVISQRFSISYPILLVIGGLAISLIPGMPEVSINPDIVFLIFLPPLLFEAAWYTSWHSFWKYKRSIMIMGFGLVFVTSLAVAYLSVQIIPGFTLALGFLLGGIISPPDAVAATSVLKGVNMPKRGITLLEGESLVNDAASLTVFRLALAVIITGSFEPQEAIVNFFTLAVMGIFVGLVIGHILYFFLRYVAKSSSITTPITLIAPYIMYIVAEHFEWSGVLAVVAGGLFLSFRSKDYMDYHTRIQTREVWDTVGFLLNGFVFILIGLELPIIIAGIEDVSMEWAIKMALCITAIIIVIRIVFIYGAAFIPRMIFKSVRKNESSPGWKLPLVIGWAGMRGVVSLASALAIPLTLSDGTAFPHRNLILFITFVVILITLVVQGLSLPWLIKGIKLEGNSEEIPEEVQIEAIRYRLAREGMKLVEEKYADELRESFTVKAIYTQMKRRLDTSASSIDQESKIRIANEKDLYKRVTQDVIDQRRKTLYAMHTEKKYDDALLRELEHNLDLEESRLNRK from the coding sequence ATGATTGAATCTAATATTTTGTTGGTCATGGTCTTATTTTTCTTCATGGCCATGTTGTTCGTGATTAGTCAACGCTTTAGTATTTCTTATCCTATCCTGTTGGTAATTGGTGGATTGGCGATATCTTTGATTCCCGGAATGCCGGAAGTTAGCATCAATCCTGATATTGTTTTTCTTATTTTTCTGCCACCCTTACTCTTTGAGGCGGCCTGGTACACCTCATGGCATAGCTTCTGGAAGTACAAACGATCAATTATGATCATGGGCTTTGGGTTAGTATTTGTTACATCGCTAGCCGTTGCTTATCTGTCGGTGCAGATTATTCCGGGTTTTACGCTAGCCTTAGGTTTTCTCTTGGGCGGGATTATTTCACCGCCGGATGCTGTTGCTGCCACCTCTGTTCTCAAAGGTGTCAATATGCCGAAACGTGGCATTACGCTGTTGGAGGGGGAAAGCTTGGTCAATGATGCAGCCTCATTAACCGTATTTCGATTAGCTTTAGCGGTCATCATTACCGGAAGTTTCGAGCCTCAAGAAGCCATCGTCAATTTCTTTACCCTAGCCGTTATGGGGATATTTGTTGGCCTGGTAATCGGACATATTCTATATTTTTTCCTGCGCTATGTTGCTAAATCCTCAAGTATTACAACACCTATCACACTGATCGCACCATATATCATGTACATCGTCGCGGAACATTTCGAATGGTCCGGTGTACTCGCTGTTGTAGCAGGTGGTCTGTTTTTATCTTTTCGCTCGAAGGATTATATGGATTATCATACGCGCATCCAAACGCGTGAGGTATGGGATACGGTAGGATTTCTGTTGAACGGATTCGTATTTATACTCATTGGTCTGGAGCTTCCGATAATTATTGCCGGTATTGAAGATGTCTCGATGGAATGGGCAATAAAAATGGCCTTATGCATTACTGCGATCATCATCGTAATTCGAATCGTATTTATCTATGGCGCTGCCTTTATCCCGAGAATGATTTTCAAAAGCGTACGAAAGAATGAGTCTTCACCCGGATGGAAACTTCCGTTGGTCATTGGCTGGGCCGGTATGAGGGGCGTCGTGTCGCTTGCCTCCGCACTAGCCATTCCGCTGACGTTGAGCGACGGAACGGCATTTCCGCATCGCAACCTCATCCTGTTTATTACCTTCGTCGTGATTTTGATTACACTGGTCGTTCAGGGCCTTTCCCTGCCATGGCTTATCAAAGGGATAAAACTTGAGGGCAATTCGGAAGAAATTCCTGAGGAGGTACAGATCGAGGCGATCCGCTATCGCTTGGCCCGAGAGGGGATGAAGCTTGTCGAAGAGAAATATGCCGATGAATTGCGAGAGAGTTTTACGGTAAAGGCGATTTATACACAGATGAAGAGGCGATTAGATACCTCGGCATCCAGTATCGATCAAGAATCTAAGATCCGCATAGCCAATGAGAAAGACCTTTATAAAAGAGTAACACAAGACGTCATCGATCAACGCAGGAAGACCTTATACGCCATGCACACAGAGAAAAAATATGATGATGCCCTTCTCAGAGAATTGGAACATAATCTTGATTTAGAGGAATCTAGATTAAACCGGAAGTAA